The Schizosaccharomyces pombe strain 972h- genome assembly, chromosome: I genome contains a region encoding:
- the tra2 gene encoding phosphatidylinositol kinase-like protein Tra2, translating into MEDGFEKSLSSSIELLKAESTEIEEKIKLTKILITKVSSISSDASQLYAELIPLLLDFLRNTEVNLYRNSSVNELKIEALTLIQSCAHRDEFKQYAQSCVLSFISLIKADNEEVAVFCLKVIMDIFKTFKFCIESTAQPFFDLVLELSTNLPYLIPSIFVENPKSNEEENTTLAFGSYLSTETSIIQQRVNSLAISTQPLELASQSFRVYVECPVIIVLILQAYRQAAFPGVQAIIPCFLKMVQIDVPIDIASYAMIEKDSSIDFIEFIRNKYQYRNFFMAQVKTLSFLAYILRTHPNTLSEKDIIPDIVIKLLRRCPFDMCFARKELLVATRHILSTNLKSLFVKKLDFLLDLNILLGNGVGTQKLLRPLAFSTLADLLHHVRDELNETQIRKSIMIYSTNMHDLTLSIGLQTMGARLILNMVDRMISLPSIPDAIFLLLSIFDSFVNKFSELNDSLDQFFKKKYEEEIKETKSPTRSSPRDLSSFSTSVNDGSFLFKNLMFGLRALMYGLRTCKSRCIEIGGEQFSGFLTNIKPFEAVTFQKLFFEVGKGFSYFRPEQVYLETFFCCEEESLDRPAISTLPRNKDEKDCLEVFATIFIHLEPSIFLKVFETNLPTFFDQLKKNLTLFHIPQFLLSNESTSSKFLNILLRFLLSRIEELGSSDIRHGSVLLRLFRLSFVTVSMFATENEPVLRPYVSEIIVKCMKLAPNSANSLNYYYLLRALFRGIGGGRFESLYKEVMPLLHALLEAFNSLLISARTPKEKDLFTELCLTIPVRLSLLLPYMSYLMRPLVMSLKSSQELVSQGLRTFELCLDNLTPDFLDPIMAPYIEDLMNALWSHLQPLPYNYNHSHTALKILGKLGGRNRKLLDRVQSLKNSPEPNNDFTLLLSIKGVKQPQLLHYTQYVDEAVNLLSSPSSDLEVKQQAFTYVCNISKLYVYKSDATNSLASSIRCTADKISKSNFDFRRPYSVIPSRMTGRSSFTQLSDDSDETIILASATYGLFFATTVDELREEAYFWLEKLAVNVIVHDIFYAFDVIQGNHSKFTTNLQKEVIISPHYFAHCLSEVVCNDNSKMGDAVKHVLKFMFSFLESIFENPERAFILPIFEVLLSDFRHKCYDPHWYKKYGGCFGLECLIEQDHSSKWLFDRQVDILTALFFTLKDTTSEVPTVCKDHVMDVLKQLFRKIYASKDTEIAPGILGHLVLELSNHNSVVRSSTQKLLSLLSELSNTPIVKLVSPFKERLLSPIFAKPLRALPFHIQIGHIDAVNYCISLGSELITFSDELIRLIHETTALAEADDDALIGIGKTSHFKNAALLIRLRVVCVELLSTCILKIDFNNPQHAHLREGIIVVFFKSLYAKSKELIEAASLGLKNALQEDQKLSKELLQTTLRPILYNISDYRRLSVAGLEGLGRLLRLLTNYFKVEIGRKLLDHLKALLENVDFQKVSSLPLFCQTEMKIVRALIDLFHLLPNNANRFMDELLICVVEFSLRLQRTFPNYFSEPLLKYVNRYPEDAWKFFMVRYDEAAFTSVFVELLRLKDSDPLLSVVKDNWLFFQTILTNEINTVTANRYSFALDSAIVILQRDPSFFKDKNDFFRGSMDAVLAISHLVENESILESMVFWNDLLVRTSTFLLEVYDLCIYNYDDGLKLLSCFHMYKNSLAKNLVSDLTAHLVKKIEEPDLENNVKLILNLILSKDYGFLLKENLAGILLTYLNQNVSSLEKCNQIFSIFYEVFFQHPSTNVYANDEGIKIGALQIISFFLKNVPEITVQHQTEMLKMCSLFGNSEDVMIKQLSIYVMSLFILRSQFPYELVNVVYMALLKSSPIEVRHLVKSSFDNIFSYIFSEEPESKKSPIWFELPLQVISSQSQNISQLLNVYDFISSHSDIFIEHRGRYVPILIDSLYKFGAIPNPNPEIRALSLGLIKVLLEWNDLQLKVDQKEIFSNNQKRAILSYLFRFVCLFSEPFTEGLCSEAISLLERLLSSGTWASLGMKLSFFTKSITHFDATDANSVMFANSLRTLSIVVGHSDSAWIEENLSDLKFLLEKSLENESVGVQSAIGNFVSTILTLSNTHPSIAGNPIFNDIWTSIASWTERRLQSCSQIEVTLPCVECFFKYKKDALHTLLPGFMRCFHKVAKEFLSLGSQPSGNSLNLQIVNAVDERVSILKSMIELGCSYISYLGDQRRWFLSALVQIIEKSSSYEICNYLLEIVRGWIMNSPVPVPTVKEKAALLLKMVTFEGRFSQNEQNDLFNKYLSFIADIYEMEPYKNSELTFRLEAVYLLGTRVANKKLKERFIKGLNSSFPSDLFSRFQFLLGSQHWESLSNTYWIVQLNIFLSRCFDLNQRCQFYKKPKLFSCFSIYCREFDEDLTSQAQDTEMLHNNLLKYGIIDFNQNSMLVSDFVLPVLSLQFSNSKIAEYLWRDFFNASVCSFTKDEIPLCIGSIISFLSREYHIRLLGKTPNVLETILTSIVSSDMPIPLPPHLLVYLSKTYGLHHYCILLLENSLQNNPGLSEDELTVYHKSCLDALSDIYYSLDEHDLYHGLWRRRANFLETEVATSHEQCHEWEKAQLVYEHAQLKVCTGSLPYSPTEHGFWLDHWILCAQKLNQWDVLFDFSKQEGCAELYLECAWRLSDWSTEQDTLEKATKSLSPFTSLRRHTADALLYLNKTQRKMGSVTEFSRIIDECMQFSLRRWQQLPKRVYQSHVSLLHHFQEIVELQEAFGIYSQLNDTNIHNIDNKLRDIKVVLQGWRERLPNVWDDIDIWSDLIAWRQSVFKSINKVFLPLVSIAQQSTNKSNTNSVSYLYRGYHELAWIINRFAHVARVHHLPEVCINQLTKIYTLPNIEIQEAFLKLREQAECHYESPSEMQLGLEVINNTNLMYFRNRQKAEFFTLKGMFQNRLGEKDEANQAFATAVQIDIGSGKAWSEWGLYHDELFQANPQEIHHACNAVSCFLQASSLLSSSNSKPLLTRVLWLLSVDDSHGSVSEVVSSFKSEIPTWNWIPFIPQLLSALSHRESIHARAILIQIAKTYPQSLHFQLRTAYEDFLMLKKQQAANVLRGNSRLRENDSSSDNKSKDLSPSGSFSSVSQFNSKNGSPSSIDSSEKHQISTVKPAWELIADVTSILKTAYPLLALTMETMVDQIHTRLKSFPEEDAYRLIVALLNDGLQYISRLGVVSKNTFQLPMSQANIQRFAENVLPVSVREAFLRDFVETKLDLLTYVDKLRMWRKKFENILDQRPKFLHLEQCSLYLSEFQHQKFDEVEIPGQYLLDKNNNNDFVRLERFVPNVDLVRGHTMCYKRLTLRGYDGKLYPFALQYPATRHSRREERMLQLLGTFNTVLRSKIEIQNRNFSFQIPSSIPLSSHMRIIADKPSYVTMQTISDEYCKNRGMPLDYGIRFYFDRLQTGLIQLKRASASMLSNSTVEEKKQIFRQRALQLRMQLLETLNSSVFPESIYYDYFYKTFERYCDFWFFRRTFTTQYAYMIIMTYVFNIGGRSPQKLFIVKDSGQVMSQDLLPSMTSNQPVFHNTEAVPFRLTPPIQYLISDLGVEGLLSGLVMSIAQSLSSPTTDIKQYLSLYVRDEVFWWSKQQRKPIPQGIQLFETVKVNVELLFRRISVISHNVPEDLPLNQTLVDLVSQATNPQQLAQMDQLWQAWL; encoded by the exons ATGGAAGACGGTTTTGAAAAGTCGCTCAGCAGCTCTATAGAGCTACTGAAAGCTGAAAGTACAG aaatagaagaaaaaatcaaactaactaaaattttaattactaAGGTTTCTAGCATATCTTCAGACGCCTCGCAGCTGTATGCAGAATTAATTCCACTACTCTTGGATTTTTTACGAAATACAGAGGTGAATCTTTATAGAAATTCTTCTGTCAATGAACTCAAGATCGAAGCATTGACTTTAATACAAAGTTGCGCTCACCGTGATgaatttaaacaatatgCGCAGTCTTGTGTGCTTTCGTTCATTAGCTTGATTAAAGCAGATAATGAAGAAGTCGCTGTTTTTTGCTTAAAAGTTATTATGGATATattcaaaacttttaagTTTTGTATAGAAAGCACTGCACAACCCTTTTTTGACTTGGTACTTGAGCTTTCTACAAACCTTCCTTATTTAATTCCCTCAATATTTGTCGAGAATccaaaatcaaatgaagAGGAAAATACAACCCTGGCTTTTGGTAGTTATCTGTCTACGGAAACTTCAATCATCCAACAGCGTGTCAATTCTTTAGCTATTTCTACTCAACCTTTGGAACTGGCTTCTCAAAGTTTCCGCGTGTATGTAGAGTGTCCGGTCATTATAGTTTTGATTCTTCAAGCATATCGTCAAGCTGCTTTCCCTGGTGTTCAAGCCATAATTCCCTGTTTTCTTAAGATGGTACAAATTGATGTTCCAATAGACATCGCTTCATATGCAATGATTGAAAAAGATTCAAGCATTGACTTTATTGAGTTTATAAGGAATAAATATCAGTAccgtaatttttttatggcTCAAGTAAAGACTTTATCTTTCTTGGCTTATATTTTACGAACTCATCCCAATACACTTTCTGAGAAGGATATAATACCGGACATTGTAATAAAGCTTTTGAGGCGATGCCCTTTTGATATGTGTTTTGCCCGTAAAGAACTGCTGGTTGCTACGAGACATATTCTGTCAACAAACTTAAAATCTCTTTTTGTCAAAAAGCTGGATTTTTTGTTagatttaaatatattattagGAAATGGAGTTGGTACTCAAAAGCTGTTACGTCCCTTGGCATTTAGTACATTAGCTGACTTACTTCATCATGTACGTGACGAACTTAACGAAACGCAAATAAGAAAATCTATAATGATTTATTCGACCAATATGCATGATTTGACTCTTAGCATTGGGTTACAGACTATGGGTGCCCGGCTCATTTTAAACATGGTTGACAGAATGATTAGTCTTCCTAGCATCCCCGATGCtatatttcttcttttatctATTTTTGATAGCTTTGTAAATAAGTTTTCGGAACTTAATGATAGTTTGGATCagttttttaagaaaaagtatgaagaagaaattaaagagaCAAAGTCACCGACGCGTTCTTCTCCTAGGGATTTATCTTCATTTAGCACTTCCGTCAATGATGgatcatttctttttaaaaacttgatGTTTGGCTTACGGGCTCTTATGTATGGGCTTCGTACATGCAAGTCTCGATGCATAGAAATTGGAGGTGAACAATTTTCGGGATTCCTTACGAATATCAAGCCTTTCGAAGCTGTTACGTTTCagaagcttttttttgaggTTGGCAAAGGATTCTCATATTTTCGACCTGAGCAAGTCTATTTAGAAACTTTTTTCTGCTGCGAAGAAGAAAGTTTAGATCGCCCTGCTATATCTACGCTTCCTCGTAACAAAGACGAGAAAGATTGTCTTGAAGTATTTGCTACCATTTTTATACATCTCGAGCCATCTATATTTcttaaagtttttgaaacaaaccttcctactttttttgatcaacttaaaaaaaatctcacATTATTTCACATTCCACAgtttttgctttcaaatGAGAGCAcatcatcaaaatttttaaatattttacttcGATTTCTGCTTTCCAGAATTGAGGAACTCGGATCTTCTGACATCAGGCATGGTTCTGTCTTGTTGCGTTTGTTTCGTCTTTCTTTCGTTACAGTCTCAATGTTTGCAACAGAGAATGAGCCAGTTCTTCGGCCTTATGTATCTGAAATTATTGTGAAATGTATGAAGTTGGCTCCCAATTCTGCTAATTCATTGAACTACTATTATCTATTAAGAGCGTTGTTCCGAGGAATTGGTGGGGGAAGATTTGAAAGCCTTTATAAAGAAGTAATGCCTTTGTTGCACGCTCTATTAGAGGCATTTAATTCATTGCTTATATCTGCCCGTACTCCGAAGGAGAAAGACCTTTTTACCGAACTTTGTCTTACTATTCCTGTAAGGCTTAGTCTTTTATTACCATACATGAGTTATCTAATGAGACCTCTCGTCATGTCTTTAAAAAGCAGTCAAGAATTAGTTAGTCAGGGATTACGAACCTTTGAATTATGCTTGGATAATCTCACTCCTGATTTTTTGGATCCGATAATGGCTCCTTACATAGAAGATCTAATGAATGCTTTATGGAGTCATCTACAACCTCTTCCTTATAATTATAATCACAGCCATACTGCCTTGAAAATACTTGGTAAACTTGGTGGAAGAAATAGGAAGCTTCTTGATAGAGTCCAGAGTTTAAAGAATTCGCCGGAACCGAATAACGATTTTACTTTACTTCTTTCGATAAAAGGGGTTAAACAACCACAACTTTTACATTACACCCAATATGTTGATGAGGCTGTGAATTTGCTTTCTAGCCCTTCTAGTGATCTGGAGGTTAAGCAACAAGCGTTCACTTATGTTTGCAATATTTCAAAGCTCTATGTTTATAAGAGTGACGCTACTAACAGCTTAGCCTCATCCATTCGATGTACTGCAGACAAGATTTCTAAGagtaattttgattttcgaCGACCATATTCTGTAATACCGAGCCGAATGACTGGAAGGAGTTCATTCACCCAACTGAGTGATGATTCAGATGAAACCATAATTTTGGCCTCGGCTACATATggacttttttttgctacGACGGTTGATGAACTCCGCGAAGAAGCTTACTTCTGGCTTGAAAAACTGGCGGTCAACGTAATTGTACacgatattttttatgcttttgACGTTATTCAAGGaaatcattcaaaatttacgactaatttgcaaaaggaGGTTATTATTAGTCCTCATTATTTTGCTCATTGTCTATCAGAAGTCGTTTGTAATGACAATAGCAAGATGGGTGATGCTGTGAAACATGTACTTAAATTTATGTTTAGTTTTTTAGAAtcgatttttgaaaatccaGAAAGGGCTTTTATCCTTCCAATTTTTGAGGTCTTATTATCTGATTTCCGGCACAAATGTTATGACCCTCATtggtataaaaaatacgGAGGCTGTTTTGGATTGGAATGTTTGATAGAGCAAGATCATTCTTCTAAATGGCTTTTTGACAGACAAGTTGATATTTTAACTGCGctattttttacattgAAAGATACTACCTCAGAAGTCCCTACTGTCTGTAAGGATCACGTGATGGACGTTTTAAAGCAGTTATTTCGAAAAATATATGCTTCCAAAGATACTGAAATTGCTCCCGGAATTTTAGGGCATCTAGTATTGGAATTGTCAAATCATAATTCTGTGGTCCGTTCTTCTACccaaaaattgctttctttattGTCGGAACTTTCAAATACTCCGATTGTTAAACTAGTTTCACCTTTCAAAGAAAGACTTCTCTCACCAATATTTGCAAAACCTCTTCGAGCATTACCTTTCCATATACAAATTGGACATATCGATGCTGTAAATTACTGCATAAGTCTTGGAAGTGAATTGATTACTTTTTCCGACGAATTAATTCGTCTTATTCATGAAACCACTGCTTTAGCAGAAGCGGACGATGATGCTCTTATTGGAATTGGTAAAACTTCTCACTTCAAAAACGCTGCACTTCTTATACGTTTGAGAGTAGTATGTGTAGAATTACTCAGTACTTGCATTTTGAAGATTGATTTTAATAACCCTCAACATGCACACTTACGTGAAGGAattattgttgttttttttaaatctttgtATGCAAAGTCCAAGGAGCTTATTGAAGCGGCATCATTAGGTCTCAAGAACGCTTTGCAAGAGGACCAAAAGTTATCAAAAGAATTGTTACAAACAACTTTGCGTCCAATACTGTATAATATATCTGACTATCGAAGGTTAAGCGTTGCAGGACTTGAAGGTTTGGGAAGGCTGCTACGCCTCCTCACAAATTACTTTAAGGTCGAGATAGGAAGAAAATTACTAGATCATTTAAAGGCTTTACTTGAAAATGTTGATTTCCAAAAGGTGTCTAGTCTTCCTTTGTTTTGTCAAActgaaatgaaaattgtTCGAGCTCTTAttgatctttttcatttattacCAAATAACGCAAATAGATTTATGGATGAATTGTTAATTTGTGTTGTAGAATTTAGTCTGAGACTACAAAGAACCTTTCCTAATTATTTCAGTGAACCTTTGCTAAAATATGTCAATAGATATCCCGAAGATGcttggaaattttttatggTTAGATACGATGAGGCCGCTTTTACGTCTGTTTTTGTTGAGTTACTTCGACTTAAAGATTCAGACCCCCTACTTTCAGTTGTGAAGGATAATTGGTTATTTTTTCAGACCATTTTAACTAACGAAATCAATACTGTAACTGCTAACCGCTATTCATTTGCTTTGGACTCTGCCATTGTAATACTACAACGTGAtccttctttcttcaaagaTAAAAATGACTTTTTTAGAGGCTCGATGGATGCCGTGCTAGCAATAAGCCATCTGGTTGAAAATGAGTCCATTTTGGAATCCATGGTTTTTTGGAACGACCTGTTGGTTCGTACCTCAACATTTTTGTTGGAAGTGTATGATTTATGCATATATAATTATGACGATGGGCTCAAGTTACTGTCATGCTTTCACATGTATAAAAACTCATTGGCCAAGAACCTTGTAAGTGACCTTACGGCTCatttggtaaaaaaaattgaagaaccTGATTTAGAGAACAATGttaaattgattttaaaccttattttatcaaaagaCTACGGGTTTTTATTGAAGGAAAACTTGGCTGGCATTCTTCTCACGTATCTCAATCAGAATGTGTCTTCTCTTGAAAAATgtaatcaaatattttctatATTTTACGAAGTTTTTTTCCAACATCCTTCCACTAATGTTTATGCTAATGATGAGGGAATAAAAATAGGCGCTTTacaaataatttctttttttttaaaaaatgtccCAGAAATTACTGTACAGCATCAGACTGAAATGCTTAAGATGTGCAGTCTCTTTGGAAATTCAGAGGACGTGATGATTAAACAATTATCGATTTATGTCATGTctttattcattttacgATCACAATTTCCGTACGAGCTAGTAAACGTTGTGTATATGGctcttttgaaaagttcCCCTATTGAAGTTCGACATTTGGTaaaatcttcttttgaCAACATATTTTCGTACATATTTTCTGAGGAGCCAGAAAGCAAGAAATCACCTATCTGGTTTGAATTGCCTTTACAAGTTATTAGCAGCCAAagtcaaaatatttcaCAGCTGCTCAATGTTTACGATTTTATTAGTAGTCACTCCGATATTTTTATCGAACACAGGGGAAGGTATGTTCCgattttaattgattctTTATACAAATTTGGAGCCATTCCGAACCCTAATCCTGAGATTCGCGCTCTATCTTTAGGCTTAATTAAGGTTTTACTAGAATGGAATGATCTCCAACTTAAAGTTGACCagaaggaaattttttcaaataaccAGAAGAGAGCTATATTGAGTTACCTATTTCGTTTTGTGTGCCTTTTTTCTGAACCCTTCACAGAAGGTTTGTGTTCCGAAGCTATTTCTTTACTAGAGCGTTTGCTTTCATCCGGTACATGGGCAAGTTTAGGGATGAAactatctttttttacgaaGAGTATTACTCATTTTGATGCTACTGATGCCAATTCAGTGATGTTTGCCAATTCGCTAAGAACCCTGTCAATCGTGGTGGGGCACTCAGATTCTGCGTGGATAGAAGAAAACCTTTCCGATTTGAAgtttttattagaaaaatctttagaaaatgaatcaGTTGGTGTACAGAGTGCAattggaaattttgtttcaacTATACTAACGCTCTCCAACACTCATCCTTCAATTGCGGGAAATCCAATTTTCAACGACATTTGGACGTCTATTGCTAGTTGGACAGAAAGAAGGCTTCAGAGTTGTTCCCAGATAGAAGTGACCTTACCTTGTGTTGAATGTTTCTTtaagtataaaaaagatgCTTTGCATACTCTTTTACCAGGTTTTATGCGTTGCTTCCATAAAGTTGCCAAGGAGTTTCTTTCGTTAGGAAGTCAGCCATCAGGAAACTCACTTAACCTTCAGATTGTTAATGCTGTTGATGAACGAGTATCTATTTTAAAGTCAATGATCGAGTTGGGTTGTTCTTACATCAGCTATCTTGGTGATCAAAGACGATGGTTTTTAAGTGCCTTGGTacaaataattgaaaaatccTCAAGCTACGAAATTTGTAATTATCTATTGGAAATTGTGCGAGGTTGGATTATGAATTCTCCGGTTCCTGTTCCAACGGTGAAAGAGAAAGCTGCTTTACTATTAAAAATGGTAACCTTTGAAGGAAGATTCAGCCAAAATGAAcaaaatgatttatttaacaaatatttATCGTTTATAGCTGATATTTACGAAATGGAGCCATACAAAAATAGTGAGTTGACGTTTCGATTAGAAGCAGTGTATCTTCTAGGTACTCGAGTTGCGAATAAGAAATTGAAGGAAAGGTTTATAAAAGGCTTAAATTCTAGTTTCCCATCTGATCTATTTTCtcgttttcaatttctcttGGGAAGTCAACATTGGGAATCACTTTCTAATACTTACTGGATCGTTCAAttgaacatttttttaagccGTTGCTTTGATTTAAACCAAAGATgtcaattttataaaaagcCCAAgttattttcttgtttttctatCTACTGTCGAGAATTCGATGAGGATTTGACTTCCCAAGCGCAAGATACCGAAATGTTACATAACAATTTACTAAAGTATGGAATAATTGATTTCAATCAAAACAGTATGCTAGTCTCTGATTTTGTACTTCCAGTTTTGAGCTTAcagttttcaaattcaaaaattgcgGAGTACTTATGGcgagatttttttaatgcttcAGTTTGCAGCTTTACAAAGGATGAAATCCCTTTGTGTATTGGttcaataatttcttttctttctcgTGAATATCACATCAGGCTTCTTGGGAAAACACCTAATGTCTTGGAGACCATTTTAACGTCGATTGTATCCTCGGACATGCCTATACCATTACCACCTCATCTTCTTGTATATTTGAGTAAGACATATGGATTGCACCATTATTGTATATTATTACTAGAAAATTCTTTGCAAAACAATCCAGGTCTTTCTGAAGATGAATTAACAGTGTATCATAAAAGTTGTCTTGATGCTCTCAGCGATATCTATTATAGCTTGGATGAACATGATTTGTACCATGGGCTTTGGAGAAGACGTGcgaattttttggaaaccGAAGTTGCAACTTCTCATGAACAATGCCATGAGTGGGAAAAAGCTCAATTGGTTTATGAGCATGCGCAATTAAAAGTTTGTACAGGAAGTTTACCGTATTCACCTACTGAACATGGATTTTGGCTGGATCATTGGATTTTATGTGCTCAAAAGCTAAACCAATGGGATGtactttttgatttttcaaaacaagaAGGATGTGCTGAACTTTATCTAGAATGTGCATGGCGCTTATCTGACTGGAGTACCGAACAAGATACCTTAGAAAAGGCTACGAAGTCTTTATCTCCTTTCACAAGCCTTAGGCGGCATACTGCTGATGCGTTGTTATACCTAAATAAAACCCAGAGGAAAATGGGATCTGTTACAGAGTTTTCTAGAATAATTGACGAGTGTATGCAATTTTCGTTGAGGCGTTGGCAGCAGCTACCCAAACGCGTGTATCAATCGCATGTTTCTCTTCTACATCACTTTCAGGAAATTGTAGAGTTACAGGAAGCTTTTGGTATATACAGCCAGTTAAATGATACCAACATTCACAATATTGACAATAAGTTGCGGGATATAAAAGTCGTCCTTCAAGGTTGGAGGGAACGTTTGCCAAATGTTTGGGATGATATTGATATATGGAGTGATTTAATAGCTTGGCGTCAGTcagtttttaaatcaatcaACAAAGTGTTCCTTCCTCTTGTTTCAATTGCTCAACAGTCAACAAACAAGTCTAATACAAACTCGGTTTCTTACCTTTATCGAGGATACCACGAGCTGGCCTGGATAATAAACCGCTTCGCTCATGTTGCCAGAGTTCATCATTTACCTGAAGTTTGCATCAATCAGCTGACAAAGATATATACGCTACCAAACATCGAAATTCAAGAggcttttttgaaattgagaGAACAGGCTGAGTGTCATTACGAATCTCCTTCTGAAATGCAGCTGGGTTTGGAAGTCATCAACAATACAAACCTAATGTACTTTCGGAATCGACAGAAGGCGGAATTTTTTACTCTAAAAGGGATGTTTCAAAACAGGCTTGgagaaaaagatgaagCAAATCAGGCATTTGCAACTGCTGTGCAAATAGATATTGGTTCAGGAAAGGCTTGGAGTGAATGGGGATTGTACCATGATGAACTATTTCAGGCAAACCCTCAAGAGATCCATCATGCTTGTAATGCTGTGAGTTGTTTTTTACAAGCATCTTCTCTGTTGTCGAGTTCTAACTCCAAACCCCTTTTAACACGTGTACTTTGGTTATTGTCGGTAGATGATTCTCACGGTTCTGTCTCAGAAGTGGTCTCATCCTTTAAGTCGGAAATTCCTACTTGGAACTGGATTCCGTTTATTCCACAGCTTTTGTCGGCCTTATCACATCGTGAATCAATCCATGCAAGAGCAATTCTTATTCAAATTGCTAAAACATATCCCCAAtctcttcattttcagcTTCGTACCGCGTATGAAGACTTCCTAATGCTTAAGAAGCAACAGGCGGCAAATGTACTAAGGGGAAATAGTCGTTTACGTGAAAACGATTCTTCTTCGGataataaatcaaaagatCTCTCTCCTTCTGGCTCGTTTTCAAGCGTTAGCCAATTTAACAGTAAGAATGGAAGCCCTTCCTCTATAGACTCTTCTGAGAAACACCAAATATCAACCGTCAAACCTGCGTGGGAGCTAATTGCTGATGTGACATCTATCCTTAAAACCGCATATCCGTTGCTGGCTCTTACTATGGAAACTATGGTCGACCAAATACATACCCGACTAAAATCATTTCCTGAAGAGGATGCCTACAGGCTCATTGTCGCTCTTCTAAATGATGGCCTTCAGTACATATCTCGTTTAGGCGTtgtatcaaaaaatacattcCAGCTACCTATGTCTCAAGCCAACATTCAACGATTTGCTGAAAACGTTCTTCCTGTATCAGTGCGAGAAGCATTTTTACGGGATTTTgttgaaacaaaattagACTTATTAACATATGTTGACAAATTACGTATGTggagaaagaaatttgaaaacataCTGGATCAAAGACCtaaatttcttcatttggAACAGTGTAGTTTATACTTGAGTGAATTTCAACATCAAAAGTTTGACGAAGTTGAGATTCCTGGTCAATATTTGCTcgataaaaataacaataatgATTTTGTACGATTGGAACGTTTTGTTCCAAACGTTGATTTGGTACGAGGCCATACTATGTGTTATAAGCGACTTACTCTTAGAGGATACGATGGAAAACTTTATCCTTTTGCATTACAATATCCTGCTACTCGACACAGTCGACGTGAAGAGCGCATGCTTCAGTTGCTTGGCACGTTTAATACTGTATTACGCTCTAAAATAGAAATTCAGAATCGAAATTTCAGTTTTCAAATACCGTCTTCAATTCCTTTATCATCACATATGCGGATAATTGCTGATAAGCCTTCTTATGTTACAATGCAAACTATAAGTGATGAGTACTGCAAAAATAGGGGGATGCCTTTAGATTATGGAAttcgtttttattttgatagATTGCAGACTGGTCTTATTCAATTGAAGCGAGCTAGTGCTTCTATGCTTAGCAATAGTACGGTGgaagagaaaaagcaaatatttCGTCAACGAGCGTTGCAGTTGCGTATGCAATTACTCGAAACACTGAATTCATCAGTTTTCCCTGAAAGCATATACTATGACTACTTTTATAAAACCTTTGAAAGGTACTGTGACTTTTGGTTTTTCCGCAGGACATTTACAACGCAATATGCTTACATGATTATTATGACTTATGTATTCAATATTGGAGGTCGATCCCCTCAAAAGCTGTTCATAGTGAAGGATTCTGGCCAGGTGATGTCGCAAGACCTTTTACCTTCTATGACTTCCAACCAACCTGTATTTCACAATACTGAGGCTGTTCCGTTTAGATTAACGCCTCCAATACAATACCTCATTTCTGATTTGGGAGTTGAAGGATTACTTTCGGGATTAGTAATGAGCATTGCGCAAAGTCTATCAAGTCCTACTACTGATATAAAGCAGTATCTAAGTCTTTATGTTCGTGATGAAGTTTTCTGGTGGTCCAAGCAGCAAAGAAAGCCAATTCCTCAGGGAATCCAGCTGTTCGAAACCGTGAAAGTAAATgttgaattattatttcGTCGAATATCGGTCATATCTCATAATGTACCAGAGGACCTTCCACTGAATCAGACTTTGGTGGATTTAGTATCTCAAGCAACTAATCCTCAGCAGCTGGCGCAAATGGATCAACTTTGGCAAGCTTGGCTTTAA